The following proteins are co-located in the Helicoverpa armigera isolate CAAS_96S chromosome 23, ASM3070526v1, whole genome shotgun sequence genome:
- the LOC110374041 gene encoding uncharacterized protein LOC110374041: MTPFLILLVITLVNCEGIGNGTNCDGFQANFNLKDVIGEWQVVAIIPEKLFPEKQVTCYKVEISETDGASLRWLINKTVESPKKLMPKDSNGFIVRQRYHTENPFDVWSKSIEGVNGCFQQVISLDIGKNDIHKALKHDAMMQLHLLQVEGSKPFLMQMLWGRMIAVVIYRRKPGVTQDELKPVFELINMLRGPQRLPKICESPLRDILVF; encoded by the exons ATGACACCTTTTCTTATCCTTCTCGTTATAACCCTGGTGAATTGCGAAGGTATTGGCAATGGTACTAACTGTGATGGCTTCCAGGCCAACTTTAATTTGAAGGATGTGATCGGAGAATGGCAGGTGGTGGCTATTATTCCTGAAAAATTGTTCCCTGAGAAACAGGTTACGTGTTATAAGGTGGAGATTAGTGAAACTGATGGG GCTAGCCTAAGATGGCTGATAAACAAAACAGTGGAATCTCCCAAGAAGCTGATGCCCAAAGATTCAAACGGATTCATAGTGCGACAGAGGTACCACACGGAGAACCCATTCGATGTCTGGTCCAAATCTATAGAAGGAGTCAACGGATGCTTCCAGCAAGTCATCTCGTTGGATATTGGCAAGAATGATATAC ATAAAGCCCTAAAACATGACGCGATGATGCAGCTCCATCTCCTGCAAGTGGAAGGATCGAAGCCGTTTTTAATGCAAATGCTTTGGGGAAGAATGATTGCAGTTGTCATCTATCGACGAAAACCG gGGGTAACTCAAGACGAACTGAAACCTGTGTTTGAACTCATAAACATGTTACGTGGACCTCAGAGATTACCGAAGATTTGCGAAAGTCCTTTACGAGATATCCTAGTGTTTTAA